The proteins below are encoded in one region of Oncorhynchus nerka isolate Pitt River linkage group LG15, Oner_Uvic_2.0, whole genome shotgun sequence:
- the LOC115118267 gene encoding monocarboxylate transporter 1-like, with protein sequence MPPAMGGPQGYTPPEGGWGWAVVVGAFISIGFSYAFPKSITVFFKEIEVIFDCTSSQVSWISSIMLAVMYAGGPISSILVNKYGSRPVMMCGGFLSGCGLIAASFCNSVEGLYFCVGVVGGLGLAFNLNPALTMIGKYFYHKRPIANGIAMAGSPVFLSTLAPLNSWFFDQFGWRGSFLILGGLLFNCCVAGSLMRPIGPKPQPAVKSEDAAKESTTCGQKCNSFIDLSLFKHRGFVLYLMGNVIMFFGLFSPLVFLSNFAKSRDIPKEKAAFLLSVLAFVDMVARPSMGIVANTKWIRPRVQYFFACSVLLNGVCHVLAPISVDYTGFVIYAIFFGFAFGWLSAVLFETLMDLVGTQRFSSAVGLVTIVECGPVLLGPPMLGKFKDIYNDYQYTYQSCGVILIIASVFLFVGMGTNYRLLDKEKKEEERKAKLEGKEEETNKDNASKEATNDRVRAVDETKTAEDII encoded by the exons ATGCCGCCTGCCATGGGAGGACCCCAGGGGTACACCCCTCCAGAggggggctggggctgggcagTAGTGGTGGGAGCCTTCATCTCCATCGGCTTCTCCTATGCCTTTCCCAAGTCCATAACCGTCTTCTTCAAGGAGATTGAGGTCATTTTCGACTGCACCAGCAGCCAGGTGTCATGGATCTCCTCCATCATGCTGGCAGTGATGTATGCCGGAG GTCCTATCAGCAGTATCCTGGTTAATAAGTATGGGAGTCGTCCCGTCATGATGTGTGGAGGATTCCTGTCCGGCTGTGGACTGATTGCTGCCTCCTTCTGCAACTCAGTGGAAGGACTTTACTTCTGTGTGGGAGTGGTCGGAG GTTTGGGACTGGCATTCAATCTGAACCCAGCCCTTACTATGATTGGGAAGTACTTCTACCATAAGCGGCCCATCGCCAATGGAATCGCCATGGCAGGCAGCCCAGTGTTCCTATCCACCCTGGCCCCTCTCAACAGCTGGTTCTTTGACCAGTTTGGTTGGAGGGGCAGCTTCCTGATACTGGGAGGCCTGCTGTTCAACTGCTGCGTCGCTGGTTCTCTCATGAGACCCATCGGACCAAAACCACAGCCTGCAGTTAAAAGTGAAGATGCTGCCAAGGAGAGTACGACGTGTGGGCAGAAGTGTAACAGTTTTATCGACCTCTCGCTGTTCAAACACCGGGGCTTCGTGCTCTACCTCATGGGTAACGTCATCATGTTCTTTGGTCTCTTCTCCCCACTAGTGTTCCTTAGTAACTTTGCCAAGAGCAGGGACATCCCCAAAGAGAAGGCAGCCTTCCTGCTGTCTGTTCTGGCCTTTGTGGACATGGTGGCCCGGCCCTCCATGGGCATTGTGGCCAATACAAAGTGGATACGACCCAGGGTGCAGTACTTCTTTGCCTGCTCTGTGCTGTTGAACGGTGTGTGCCACGTCCTGGCGCCCATCTCCGTGGACTACACAGGCTTCGTTATCTATGCCATCTTCTTTGGCTTTGCCTTTGGCTGGCTGAGTGCAGTGCTGTTTGAGACGCTCATGGACCTGGTGGGAACGCAGCGCTTCTCCAGTGCAGTGGGACTGGTCACCATTGTGGAGTGTGGGCCTGTCTTGTTAGGTCCCCCTATGTTAG GGAAATTCAAAGACATCTACAATGACTACCAATACACCTACCAGAGCTGTGGGGTGATCCTTATCATTGCCAGTGTGTTCCTGTTCGTGGGGATGGGTACCAACTACCGGTTGTTGGACAAAGAGaaaaaggaggaggaaaggaaggctAAACTGGAGGGAAAAGAAGAAGAGACCAACAAGGACAATGCTTCCAAAGAAGCCACCAATGACAGGGTGAGAGCAGTTGACGAGACAAAAACGGCAGAAGACATAATCTAA